Within Candidatus Krumholzibacteriia bacterium, the genomic segment GCATGCTCAAGCGCGTGCCGGTGATGGCGGTGACGATCGCGGTGGTCAAGAGCACCGACAACCAGATCGAACACTTCGCCGAGGTCAACGACATCGCGACCAGTCTGAAGGATTACGGCAAACGCATCGAGGGCAGCGTGGTGGTGAAGGAGCGACGCCAGGACATTCCGGCGCACATGGTCCGCACCAAACCGAAGAGCTGAACAAGAACATGGACATTCGCACCGCAGACGACAGGACCGCGACCATCGAGGCGCTGCTCAACGACGCGCGCATCGAGGCCAACGCGCTGCGCCTGCGCCTGGAGCGCTACCGGCGCATCATCGCGTCGACGCGGCTCATCATGGGGCACGAGCTGAAGAAGCCGACCTCGGCCATCAGTGGCTACCTGCAGCTGGCGCGCGAAGACGTGCAGCGCGCCGGCCTGTCCGAGGCGCTGTCCTTCATCGACAAGGCGCGCGCCGAGTGCGACCTGCTCAACGAACTCAACGCGTTCTACCTGGACCTGCTCAAGGTGGACGGTGGTAACGGCGATCCGACCGCCGAGCGGTTGAACGTCGCCGAGGTCATCGAGGAGGCCGTGCACCAGATTCCCGACGAGCTGCGGCCGCGCACGCGCGTAAAGATCAACATGCCGGACGCGCTGCCGCCCGCGACCATCAACCGCAATGCGCTCAAGCTGGTGGTGCTGAACCTGCTGGAAAACGGTCTGAGCTACTCGCCGGAGAACAGCGTCGTCGGCCTGGAGCTGGAAGTAAGCAAAGACATGCGCGGCGTGTCGGATGACGATCTCATCAAGATTCGCGTGACCGACGAGGGCAAGGGCATTGCGCCGGAAGACATCAAGCGCATCTTCATGCCCTTCGTTCGCCTCGACGAAGCCACAACCAGCGGCTCGGGGCTGGGACTGACACTGGTGCGCAGCCTGGTCGACATGTGTGGGGGAGACGTGTCGATTCGAAGTGAGGAAGGCAAAGGAACGACGGTCTACGTAACGCTCCCGCTCTCCGTCGTAAACCGGTGGGCGGGGGTGGTGTCGCCGTGAAGAGGTTTCCACACTGGGATGGGAGTCCCGGTGCCCTGGAGTCGAATCCGTTGAGCATCTTGTACCTCAGATTCATCGAGCTGTTCGCATTCTTCGGAATTGTGTTCGCCGCGCGTTTCCTGGGCGACTTCACCTATCCGACCAATGCGCTGGTCGTGGTGTTTCTGGCCGCGGCGTTCCTGCAGTACATCGGAGAATGGGTCTGGGAGCTGATCGGGCAACACTTCGGGTGGGACAAGAAGCGGCGCAACGGCGCGCTGCTGTGGTATTCCAGCTACGTCGACCTGGCCGCGGTGATTGCGCTCATCAAGCTCACCGGGACCATCGAGAGCCCGTTCCT encodes:
- a CDS encoding HAMP domain-containing histidine kinase, which translates into the protein MDIRTADDRTATIEALLNDARIEANALRLRLERYRRIIASTRLIMGHELKKPTSAISGYLQLAREDVQRAGLSEALSFIDKARAECDLLNELNAFYLDLLKVDGGNGDPTAERLNVAEVIEEAVHQIPDELRPRTRVKINMPDALPPATINRNALKLVVLNLLENGLSYSPENSVVGLELEVSKDMRGVSDDDLIKIRVTDEGKGIAPEDIKRIFMPFVRLDEATTSGSGLGLTLVRSLVDMCGGDVSIRSEEGKGTTVYVTLPLSVVNRWAGVVSP